TCGGGATCCAGGGCAGCAGCGGCCGTACCCGGTACTCCTCGGGTGCCAGGTGCTTGTCCCGCACCCGGTCCCAGGTGGCGGAGGCGAGCGTGCCGCCGTCGGCCAGGGGGATGGAGCAGCAGCCGGCGAGCCACTCGTGGCCCCGGTCGAGCATGTAGCGGGCGATACCGGCCCAGATGAGGCCGATGACCGCGCCGTCGCGGTGGTCGGGGTGGACGCAGGAGCGGCCGACCTCCACCAGTCCGGGCCGGATGGCGTCGATCCGGCCGAGGTCGAACTCGCCCTCGGAGTACAGCCGTCCGGCGACGGCGGCCCGCTCCGGCGGCAGCAGCCGGTAGGTTCCCACCACCTTCCCGGTCGGCTTCTCCCGGACGAGGAGGTGGTCGCAGTACGCGTCGAAGGGATCGACGTCGAGGCCCGGCCGGGGACCGGCCAGCAGGGCGCCCAGTTCCCCGGCGAACACGTCGTGCCGCAGCCGCTGGGCGGCACGCACGTCGTCCTCGTCGCGGGCGAGGGTGACGGTGTAGGCGGTGGGGTCCGCCGACTGGGGCGCCGGGGACGGCGGCGGAGGGGTGTCCAGAGCGGATACGGCGGTCATGGCTCACTCCAGGTCACGGGCCGGTTCGGCCTGAGCGGAAGGACAGGCCGGTCGGGTACGGCCTGCGCGTACCTGTTCTTCCGACGCCGTCTGGCCTTCGCGTGACCGATGGCGGGAGCCCGGATGTGCGCTTGCTGAACGGAACGGTCCCGGTGGCCGTCACCTGGCCGGGACGCAACCCCCGAGCCACGCGCGGGTTTCATCGGCGCCGAGGACCCGCTCCAGGACGAGTTCGCCCGTCATCCGGGGGAAGAATCGCCCGGCGGGCCAGCTCCGCTCGTACGGCGGTGGATCGAGCACCAGCAGCCGTACGCCGTCGACGACGGGTATGTCGCTGGGTGTGCCCTCGTTCCACACCCACTCCCCGCCGGGCGTCACCAGGTTGAACGACCCGGTCGTCGGCACCTGCCCCTGGGCGTCCCGGCACACGGCGACCTCCTGCGCGGACGGCGCCCGGCCGGCCACGTGCCCGCCTCCGACGAGCACCCCGGCGAGCAGGGTGTGGAGCTGGAAGTTGTCCGCGATGCCGCTCATCCGCAGCGCGTACCCGGTGCCGCTGGGCCGGTGCAGCACGACGAGCGGCTCGTCGTCGAGCACCAGCAGGGCGTACGTGAGGCACTTGAAGTCGTGCCCGGACGCCTCCTCCACGGCCCGCAGTGCCCGGAGGACCCCGGCGCGCCACTCGGCGTCGAGGCCCGTGCGTACGGCGAAGTGGTTGAGCAGGGCGACGGACGCCGTCTCCCAGCGCGGGAGCAGCCACCAGCCGAGGGCCGCCTCCATCCCGACGCGTTCGACGATCGAGGGGTCGGGATCCCCGTGGTCGGGTTCGGGGTAGTCACCGCCGCCGGTCGCCGACCAGCGCTCGCGGAACTCCCCCGCGGCGCCGAGCGCCCAGTCGAGCCCGTGGAAGATCGCCGGCGCGCAGACGGCCGGCTCCGCGCCCCGTTCGACGCAGGCGCCGATCACGATGGCGACCATGGTGTCGGGCCCGGCGGGCAGCTCCGGGAGCAACGCGGCCAGCCGGGGCGCCGCCTGGACGATCTCGTGCTGCGCCGCTCCCTCGAAGCGCCGGTGCATCTCACGGTAGGCGCGCTGGGTCCGGGCCCCGTCCCGCTCCCGCACGGCGGCGTCGAAACCGGCGACGGCTTCGAGGAACCGCTGTCTCCCCCTCCGCCCGAGCATCATGCGCGCAGCCTACCTACACCGAAAATCCAGACGGGGCCGGGACTGAGCACCACTCCCGACCCCGCCCGTCCGCACGATTCGGCGAACGCTTTTTGACCGCCGTCCACGACGGCGCGCCCTTCGTGGGCGCGGGGAACTTCGCGACCAGCCACGACGAACCCGCAGCCCGAGAAGTTCAGGCCTCCAACGGCGCTACCGTTTCCCGGCCTTACGAGCGGCCCGCAGCCACTCCTTGTTCATACTCGTGATGGAAACCAACGGAATCCCCTTGGGGCAAGCCGTGGCGCACTCCCCCGCGAGCGTGCACCCGCCGAACCCCTCCTCGTCCATCCGTTCCACCATGTCCAGCACCCGCGTCTCCCGCTCGGGCGCCCCCTGCGGCAGCACGTTCAGATGGTTGATCTTGGCCGAGGTGAACAACATCGCCGCCCCGTTGGGACACGCGGCCACACACGCCCCGCACCCGATGCACTCCGCGTGCTCGAACGCGAAGTCGGCGTCCGGCTTGGGAACGGCCGTGGCATGCGCCTCCGGCGCGGCCCCGGTCGGCGCCGTCACGTATCCGCCGGCCTGGATGATCCGGTCGAACGCGGACCGGTCGACCACCAGGTCCTTGACGACGGGGAACGCCGAAGCCCGCCACGGCTCCACGTCGATCGTGTCGCCGTCCGAGAAGGAGCGCATGTGCAGCTGGCAGGTCGTCGTCCGCTCCGGCCCGTGCGCGTCCCCGTTGATGACCAGCGAGCACGCCCCGCAGATCCCCTCCCGGCAGTCGTGGTCGAAGGCCACCGGGTCCTCACCGCGCAGGATGAGTTCCTCGTTGAGCGTGTCGAGCATCTCCAGGAAGGACATGTCGGGCGAGATGTCGTCCACCTGGTACGTGGACATGGCGCCGTCGGCGTCGGCGGCCCGCTGCCGCCATACGCGCAGGGTGAGCCTCATGCGTAGCTCCGCTGGGTGGGGTGGACGTACTCGAAGACCAGGTCTTCCTTGTGCAGTACGGGGGCCGTGCCGGTACCCGTGAACTCCCAGGCGGCGGCGTACGAGAAGTCCTCGTCCCGGCGCTCCGCCTCGCCGTCGGCCGTCTGGGACTCCTCGCGGAAGTGACCGCCGCACGACTCGCCGCGGTGCAGCGCGTCGAGGCACATCAGCTCGGCGAGTTCGAGGTAGTCGACGATCCGGTTGGCCTTCTCCAGGGACTGGTTGAACTCCTCGCCCGTCCCGGGGACCTTGATCCGCCGCCAGAACTCCTCACGGATCTGCGGAATCCGCTCCAGGGCCTTGCGCAGTCCGCTGTCGGTGCGGGCCATGCCGCAGAACTCCCACATCAGTTCGCCGAGTTCACGGTGGAAGGAGTCGGGCGTACGGTCGCCGTCGACGGCGAGCAGCAGGTTCAGCCGGTCCTCGGTCTCGGCCAGCACCTCCTGGGCGACGGGGTGTTCGGGTCCGATGCCGTCCTGCCGCGGATGCCGGGCGAGGTAGTCGTTGATGGTGGCCGGGAGTACGAAGTAGCCGTCGGCGAGGCCCTGCATCAGCGCGGACGCGCCGAGCCGGTTGGCCCCGTGGTCGGAGAAGTTGGCCTCCCCGATCGCGAACAGGCCGGGGACGGTGGTCTGGAGGTCGTAGTCCACCCACAGCCCGCCCATCGTGTAGTGGACGGCCGGGTAGATCCGCATCGGCACCTCGTACGGATCCTCGTCGGTGATCCGCTGGTACATGTCGAAGAGGTTGCCGTACTTGGCCTCGACGGCCCCCCGGCCCATCCGCGCGATGGCGTCGGCGAAGTCCAGGTAGACGCCCTGTCCGCCGGGCCCGACGCCCCGTCCCTCGTCGCAGACGTTCTTCGCGGCGCGGGAGGCGATGTCACGGGGGACGAGGTTGCCGAAGGAGGGATAGATCCGCTCCAGGTAGTAGTCGCGCTCGTCCTCCGGGATCTGGTTCGCGGGTCGCTGGTCGCCCCGTGCCTTGGGCACCCAGATACGGCCGTCGTTGCGCAGCGACTCGCTCATCAGCGTCAGCTTGGACTGGTGGTCGCCGGTGCGCGGGATGCACGTCGGATGGATCTGGGTGAAGCACGGGTTGGCGAACAGCGCGCCGCGCCGGTGCGCCCGCCACACGGCGGTCGCGTTCGAGTTCATGGCGTTGGTCGACAGGTAGAAGACGTTGCCGTACCCGCCGCTCGCCAGGACCACGGCGTCCGCGAAGTAGGTGTCGATCTTCCCCGTGATCAGGTCCCGGGCCACGATTCCGCGCGCCCGGCCGTCGATGACGATCAGGTCGAGCATCTCGGTGCGCGCATGCATCTCCACGTTGCCCGCGGCGATCTGCCGGCTGAGTGCCTGGTAGGCGCCGAGCAGCAGTTGCTGTCCCGTCTGTCCCCGGGCGTAGAAGGTCCTGGACACCTGGACGCCGCCGAAGGAGCGGGTGTCGAGCAGACCGCCGTACTCCCGCGCGAACGGCACGCCCTGGGCCACGCACTGGTCGATGATCTCGACGGAGATCTGCGCGAGGCGATGGACGTTCGACTCCCGCGCCCGGAAGTCGCCGCCCTTGACGGTGTCGTAGAACAGCCGGTGGACGGAGTCGCCGTCGTTGCGGTAGTTCTTGGCCGCGTTGATGCCGCCCTGCGCGGCGATCGAGTGGGCCCGGCGCGGGGAGTCCTGGTAGCAGAACTGGACCACGTGGTAGCCCTGTTCGGCGAGCGTGGCACCGGCCGAGCCGCCGGCGAGACCCGTTCCGACGACGATCACCGTGTGCTTGCGGCGGTTGGCGGGGTTGACCAGCTTGGCCTCGAAGCGGCGCTTGTCCCAGCGCTCGGCGATCGGCCCTTCGGGGGCCTTGCCGTCGACGACCGGGGCACCGGTCAGGAAGTCCGCGTATGCGGAGGACGTGGTCATGGTCAGCTCACCACTCCGGTCATGACGGCGACGGGTACGGAGACGAAGCCCACGGTCAGCACCAGGGCCAGGACGTTCGCGGTGGCCTTCAGCGCGCGGTCGCGGGTGCGGCTGCCGGCGCCGAGGGTCTGCGCGGCACTCCAGAAGCCGTGCCGGATGTGCAGGCCGAGCGCGAGCATCGCGACGAGGTAGATGACGTTGCCGTACCAGGTGGAGAAGGTGTCGATCACGTTCTGGTACGGGTGCCCGGCCTCGAAGCCGTTCGGGTGGACGGTGCCGGTCGTCAGGTCGAGGATGTGCCAGACGATGAAGAGGCCGAGGATGACGCCGCCCCAGCGCATGGTGCGGGTCGCGTAGCTCGCCCGGCGCTTCGTGTGGACGTACTTGTCCGGCCGGGCCCTGATGCCACGGCGGCTGAGCTGGTAGGCGGCCGTGGCGTGGGCGACGACCGCGACGACGAGGACCACACGGACGATCCACAGGGCCCACTCGTGGTGGAGGAAGGGCTCGCCGAGGGTGCGCAGCCAGTGCGCGTAGCCGTTGAACTCGTCGGAGCCGAAGAAGATCTTGAGGTTGCCGAGCATGTGGACGACCAGGTACGCCAGCATGATCAGTCCGCTGACGGCCATCACCGTCTTCTTGCCGAGGGAGCTGTCCCACACCGAGCGCGCCGGGGACGGTTTTCGCGCCGACCGTTTCGCCCGTTCCGTCCGCGTTGCCAGAGCCATGCCCATGACGCTAGATCCGCGTCACCCCATCGGTCCAAGACATGAAACAGCTCGTTTCGATAGCCGCAAACTATCGTCCCGTATGGTGGATGGATGCAGTTCCAGCAGCTCCAGTACTTCGTGGCGGTGGCCGAGACCAGGCACTTCACCCGGGCCGCCGAGCTGGTCCATGTGGCGCAGCCGTCGCTCTCGCAGCAGATCAAGGCGCTGGAAAGGGAGTTGGGGGCCGACCTCTTCCAGCGGGCGCGCGGCAACATCACGCTGACCGACGCGGGCGAGGCCCTGCTGCCGCTGGCCCGGCGCATCCTCGCCGACACGGACACCGCCCGGCACGAGGTGCAGGAGCTGGTGCAGCTGCGGCGGGGCCGGGTCCGGCTGGGCGCGACCCCGAGCCTGTGCACCGGGCTGCTCCCGGACGTCCTGCGCGCCTTCCACGACCGCTATCCGGGCATCCGGCTGCTGATCGAGGAGGGCGGCTCGCACGACCTCGTACGCCAGCTCGCGCGCGGCGCGCTGGACCTGGCCCTGGTGGTCCTCCCGCTCCCCACGCCCTCTCCCGCGCTCACCACGGTCGAACTGCTGCGCGAGGACCTGGTGGTGGTCTCCTCCCCGGACGCCCCCAAGCCCGGCAACGGCCGTCGCACGGTCGGTGTCCCCGATCTGGAGGGCGAGCGCCTTGTGATGTTCCGTCACGGCTACGACCTGCGGGAACTCACCGTCGCCGCGTGCCGCTCCGCGGGGTTCGAGCCGGATTTCGCGGTGGAGGGCGGAGAGATGGACGCGGTCCTGGGGTTCGTACGGGCGGGACTGGGCGTGGCCGTCGTCCCGCGTATGGTCGCGCACCGCTCCGGGCGGGGCCTGCGGGTGACCCCGCTGGCCCGCCCGGGGCTGCATCGGACGATCGCGCTGGCGCACCGCAGCGATGTGGCTCCGCCTCGGGCCGCCAGGGAGTTGCAGCGGATGTTGGTGGAGCGGTGAGGGGGCTCCGGCGGGCCCCGGTCCCACCGTTGGTGGTGAGCCACCGTTGGGGTCTGCGGGTGCCTTGTGGCTGGTGCCGCAGTTCCCCGCGCCCCGAGGGGCGCGCTGCGCGAACCGGCGGCTGAGACGATCCCCTAACCCGTCGCGTCCACCAGTGCCAGTTCGTGCAGGCGCTCCGGCGGGCCCGGGCGGGCGTAGTACCAGCCCTGGGCGGTGTCGCAGCCGAGTACGCGCAGTTGTTCGGCCTGGGCGCCGGTCTCCACGCCCTCCACGGTGACCGCGAGATCGAGGCTGTGGGCGAGGGAGACGATTCCCTCGACGATCTTCAGATCCACGGGGTCGGCCGGGAACTGCTGCATGCTCTGGGTGAAGGACCGGTCCAACTTCAGGACGCGGACCGGCAGCCGGCGCAGATTGGCGAGGTTGGAGTAGCCGGTGCCGAAGTCGTCGAGGGCGATGTCGACGCCCATCTCCGAGAGCCTGCGCAGGGGTTTGAGCAGGTCGTCGTCGGCGCCGATCAGAGCGGACTCGGTGACCTCCAGGCAGAGGGCGTCGGGTTCGAGGCCCGCGCGCTCCAGGATGTCGACGGTGTCCTGGACCAGCCCGGGGTGGGTCAACTGGCACGGCGACAGGTTCACGTTGACACGCAGCGGACCGGCGGCCCCCGTGCCCCCCTGTCGCTCCTGCCACTCCCGGGCCTGGCGCACCGACTGCTCCAGGACCCAGCGGCCGAGCGGCACGATCAGGCCGGTGCGCTCGGCGAGCGGGATGAACCGGTCGGGGCCGAGGACGCCGTGCTGCGGATGCAGCCAGCGGACCAGGGCCTCGGCGCCGCGCACCGTGCCGTCGCCGAGGTGGACCAGCGGCTGGTACTCGATGAAGAACTCGCCCCGGTCGAGAGCGGCGGGCAGCGCGGTGGTGAGACCGTGCCGGGTGATGGCGCGGGCGTCGGCCTCGGCGTCCGCGACCTCGTAGCGGTTGCCGCCCGCCGACTTGGCGCGGTACATCGTGATGTCGGCGCTGCGCAGCACCTCCGCGGGACCGCGCTCGCCCGCCGGACCCTCGACGATGCCGATGCTGCCGCGCACCAGCAGTTCCCGGCCGTCGATGCGGACGGGGGTGACCAGCGCGTTCATGATGCGGTCGGCGAGGTCGTCGACCTCGCGCTCGGTGTCGGGGCCGGTGGTCAGCGCCACGAACTCGTCGCCGCCGAGCCGGGCGACCATCTCGCCGGGCGCGGTCGCGCAGGACTGCAGCCGGTCGGCGACCTCGACGAGCAGCCGGTCGCCGGCCGCGTGCCCGAGGCTGTCGTTGATGGTCTTGAAGCCGTCGAGGTCGAGGTAGCAGAGGCCGAAGCGCTGGCCGTCGCCCGCAGCGAGGGCCTTCTCCAGGCGCTCGAAGAACAGGGTGCGGTTGGGCAGTCCGGTGAGCGCGTCGTGGGTGGCCTCGTAGCGGAGGCGGAGGTTCAGCAGCCGGCGCTCGGTGGTGTCCTCCATGAGGGCCAGCTGGTACTGGGGCCGGCCGTCGGCGTCCCGCAGCAGGGAGACCGTGAGATTGGTCCACAGGACCGTTCCGTCGGGTCGGGAGAACGCCTTTTCGGTGTGGTAGTGCTCGCGCTCTCCGCGGACCAGCTCGTCGTAGAGGCGCCAGACCTGGGGCGCGTCGTCGGGGTGTCGCCAGTCGGGGACGGGCCGCCCGCGCATGGACTGCTCGGTGACGCCGAACATCCGCAGCAGCGCGCCGTTGACCTGGAGGACGTTGCCGTCGAGATCGGCGATGCCGATGCCTATGGCGGCCCCCTCGAAGACGGCGCGGAAGCGGGCCTCGGTGGCGTGCAGCGCCCGGGCGACCGCGCCCTGGGCCTCCAGCGCCGCGCGGGCGATCGCCTCCTGCTCGGCGAGCGTGCGCTGCCGGAGCGCCTCGGCGTATCCGGCGGCCATCGCGGACTGCAGTCGCGCGGCACGGGCCCGCAGGTCCTCCTGGGGTCCGTCGCCGCCGCAGTAGAGCACCAGATAGGCCTCGACGCAGTCCAGGGTCCGGCTGAGCGCCTCGGGTTCGGTGCAGTGCGCCGCCACGAGGTCGGCGCCGACGGCCCTGCCCTCCTCGGCGTCGTACGTCCTGGCCCGCAGTGCCTCGCTGAGCCTGCGGGCCAGCGGCAGGAGTTGTTCCTCGAACTCGGGCCGGGTCAGCGACGTGGAGGTGGCGGGGAAGACCGCGCGGCTCCAGATCGTCGCGAACCTGCGGAGTCTGTCCTCCGGCCCGTCCGGCTCCGCCCTCACGCCTTGGTCCCCACGCCGGCGAACTGTGCGTAGGCGTACGGGTCGTCGTCCTCGGAAGCCGTGTCGGGCCGCCACTTCGCCATCGGCACCACTCCGGGTTCCACCATGTCGTACCCCTCGAAGAACCGCGCGACCTCGTCGGACGAGCGCATGGTCAGCGGATTGCGAATGTTCCTGTACACGTCCACCACACCCGCCGCCCGCTCCTCGGGCAGCGGAATTCCCTCGCGGCAGGCGTGCGAGACGACGAGCAGGCTGCCCGGCGCGAGCGCGTCACGCAGCTCCGCCACCGCTCCGTACGGGTCGTCCGTGTCCTCCACGAAGTGCAGTATGGCAACCAGAAGCAGCGCGACCGGCCGGTTCAGGTCGATCAGTCGCCGGACTCGGGGGCTCTCGAGGATCTCGCGGGGCTTGCGGAGGTCGGCCGCGACCACATCCGTGTCGTCGTTCCCCTCGAGAACGGCCTGGCTGTGTGCTACGGCGACGGGGTCGTGGTCGACGTACACGACCCGTGCGCCGGGACTGGCCTCCTGGGCGACCTCGTGCACGTTTCCGAAGGTGGGGATCCCGGATCCGATGTCCAGGAACTGGGTGACGCCCGCGTCGACCGCGTACCGCACCGCACGGCGCATGAAGGCGCGGTTCGCCTGCATGATCTTGGGCAGGCCGGGCACGAACTCCATGGCCCGGCGGGCCGCCTCGCGGTCGACCTCGAAGTTGTGCGAACCGCCCAGGTAGTAGTCGTACATGCGGGCCACGGACGGCATCGAGATGTCAATGCTCCGCGGCGCCCAGGCGGGACGCTCCATCAGTTTCTCCAACGCGTCGGGGGTGGCGTAGGCGATCCGGTGTTCGAGCTGAGGCTACTGATCGTCCGCCGAAGGAGCGAGCGAAAACGGAAATTGACCGTCCGTTCAAAGCCGCTGCCGATGGCACATGCCCAACCGCCGCCCCGACCATGCCTGTTCGGCAGCCGAACATTCCGCGCGCCCCCGCGGAGCTCTGCCCGCATCCCCCCAACAGCGCGTCCGGGCAGGCCGGTTCGGCCGCGCCCGGGCATGCCAAGCGGTCCGCCCCCTCCGGTGCAGTACGGAGGGGGCGGACCTGGATCGGCCGCGCTGATGCGGTGCGTGGGGAAGGCGCGGCCTACTTGTCGGCGCCGATCGGCTCTCCGTCTCCGTTGATCGCGAACCAGGTGCCGCCGACGCCCTGGCCGTTGGTGTCGCCGGGAGCCTTGTCGTTGGCGAAGGTGTAGAGCGGGATGCAGTTGATGGTCTGCTGCTTGATGCCGTCGGGACGGTCGAAGACCGTGTAGCCCTTCAGCAGGATGCCCTCGGTGTCGTTCTTGTCGACCGGGGCGACCACGGGCCACTTGTCGAGGCAGTCGCCGACGCACTTGGTCGACATCGGCCACTGGGTGTCCTTGAGGAACCGGTAGACCGTCATGCCGTTCTTGTCGACGACGATCTCGCCGAGCTTGGCGTCCTTGCGGGTGGTCAGACCGGCCTGCTCGACCGCCCCGCCGCCACCGGTGTCGCCCGCGCCGGCTCCGCCGCCGCCCTTGGTGGAGGCCTTCTTGCCGTTGGGGGCCGACGCGAACCAAGTGCCCTTGAGGCCCTGGCCCTTGATGTCACCGGCCTTGGTGTCCTTGGCGAAGTAGTACATGGGCCAGCCGCCGACCGTCAGCTGCTTGGTGCCGTCGGGACGGCTGACCTCGCCGAGCAGGGCCTTGTCGACGCCCTGGGCGGCGGTGGCGCCCGAGGCGGGCACCGGCGGCCAGGTGGTGGCGCACTCGCCCTCGCAGGTCGTCTTCGGCGGCTCGAACGAGTCCTTGTCGAAGCGGTACAGGGTGCGACCGGCGCTGTCCGTGAGGACCTTGCCGTACTCGTCGCTGTTCCACACCGTCAGCTGGCCCGCGGAGGCCGCCGTGGTGGACTGGGCCTGGTCCGACGTGCCGGAACCCGCCGCACCGGCGCCGG
The DNA window shown above is from Streptomyces akebiae and carries:
- a CDS encoding GNAT family N-acetyltransferase: MTAVSALDTPPPPSPAPQSADPTAYTVTLARDEDDVRAAQRLRHDVFAGELGALLAGPRPGLDVDPFDAYCDHLLVREKPTGKVVGTYRLLPPERAAVAGRLYSEGEFDLGRIDAIRPGLVEVGRSCVHPDHRDGAVIGLIWAGIARYMLDRGHEWLAGCCSIPLADGGTLASATWDRVRDKHLAPEEYRVRPLLPWIPTNESPTARMELPPLLRGYLRLGAWVCGEPAHDPDFGVADLYVLLSMRRVDARYLRHFLSLVPAA
- a CDS encoding succinate dehydrogenase/fumarate reductase iron-sulfur subunit; this translates as MRLTLRVWRQRAADADGAMSTYQVDDISPDMSFLEMLDTLNEELILRGEDPVAFDHDCREGICGACSLVINGDAHGPERTTTCQLHMRSFSDGDTIDVEPWRASAFPVVKDLVVDRSAFDRIIQAGGYVTAPTGAAPEAHATAVPKPDADFAFEHAECIGCGACVAACPNGAAMLFTSAKINHLNVLPQGAPERETRVLDMVERMDEEGFGGCTLAGECATACPKGIPLVSITSMNKEWLRAARKAGKR
- a CDS encoding fumarate reductase/succinate dehydrogenase flavoprotein subunit: MTTSSAYADFLTGAPVVDGKAPEGPIAERWDKRRFEAKLVNPANRRKHTVIVVGTGLAGGSAGATLAEQGYHVVQFCYQDSPRRAHSIAAQGGINAAKNYRNDGDSVHRLFYDTVKGGDFRARESNVHRLAQISVEIIDQCVAQGVPFAREYGGLLDTRSFGGVQVSRTFYARGQTGQQLLLGAYQALSRQIAAGNVEMHARTEMLDLIVIDGRARGIVARDLITGKIDTYFADAVVLASGGYGNVFYLSTNAMNSNATAVWRAHRRGALFANPCFTQIHPTCIPRTGDHQSKLTLMSESLRNDGRIWVPKARGDQRPANQIPEDERDYYLERIYPSFGNLVPRDIASRAAKNVCDEGRGVGPGGQGVYLDFADAIARMGRGAVEAKYGNLFDMYQRITDEDPYEVPMRIYPAVHYTMGGLWVDYDLQTTVPGLFAIGEANFSDHGANRLGASALMQGLADGYFVLPATINDYLARHPRQDGIGPEHPVAQEVLAETEDRLNLLLAVDGDRTPDSFHRELGELMWEFCGMARTDSGLRKALERIPQIREEFWRRIKVPGTGEEFNQSLEKANRIVDYLELAELMCLDALHRGESCGGHFREESQTADGEAERRDEDFSYAAAWEFTGTGTAPVLHKEDLVFEYVHPTQRSYA
- a CDS encoding succinate dehydrogenase — encoded protein: MALATRTERAKRSARKPSPARSVWDSSLGKKTVMAVSGLIMLAYLVVHMLGNLKIFFGSDEFNGYAHWLRTLGEPFLHHEWALWIVRVVLVVAVVAHATAAYQLSRRGIRARPDKYVHTKRRASYATRTMRWGGVILGLFIVWHILDLTTGTVHPNGFEAGHPYQNVIDTFSTWYGNVIYLVAMLALGLHIRHGFWSAAQTLGAGSRTRDRALKATANVLALVLTVGFVSVPVAVMTGVVS
- a CDS encoding LysR family transcriptional regulator, coding for MQFQQLQYFVAVAETRHFTRAAELVHVAQPSLSQQIKALERELGADLFQRARGNITLTDAGEALLPLARRILADTDTARHEVQELVQLRRGRVRLGATPSLCTGLLPDVLRAFHDRYPGIRLLIEEGGSHDLVRQLARGALDLALVVLPLPTPSPALTTVELLREDLVVVSSPDAPKPGNGRRTVGVPDLEGERLVMFRHGYDLRELTVAACRSAGFEPDFAVEGGEMDAVLGFVRAGLGVAVVPRMVAHRSGRGLRVTPLARPGLHRTIALAHRSDVAPPRAARELQRMLVER
- a CDS encoding putative bifunctional diguanylate cyclase/phosphodiesterase, whose amino-acid sequence is MRAEPDGPEDRLRRFATIWSRAVFPATSTSLTRPEFEEQLLPLARRLSEALRARTYDAEEGRAVGADLVAAHCTEPEALSRTLDCVEAYLVLYCGGDGPQEDLRARAARLQSAMAAGYAEALRQRTLAEQEAIARAALEAQGAVARALHATEARFRAVFEGAAIGIGIADLDGNVLQVNGALLRMFGVTEQSMRGRPVPDWRHPDDAPQVWRLYDELVRGEREHYHTEKAFSRPDGTVLWTNLTVSLLRDADGRPQYQLALMEDTTERRLLNLRLRYEATHDALTGLPNRTLFFERLEKALAAGDGQRFGLCYLDLDGFKTINDSLGHAAGDRLLVEVADRLQSCATAPGEMVARLGGDEFVALTTGPDTEREVDDLADRIMNALVTPVRIDGRELLVRGSIGIVEGPAGERGPAEVLRSADITMYRAKSAGGNRYEVADAEADARAITRHGLTTALPAALDRGEFFIEYQPLVHLGDGTVRGAEALVRWLHPQHGVLGPDRFIPLAERTGLIVPLGRWVLEQSVRQAREWQERQGGTGAAGPLRVNVNLSPCQLTHPGLVQDTVDILERAGLEPDALCLEVTESALIGADDDLLKPLRRLSEMGVDIALDDFGTGYSNLANLRRLPVRVLKLDRSFTQSMQQFPADPVDLKIVEGIVSLAHSLDLAVTVEGVETGAQAEQLRVLGCDTAQGWYYARPGPPERLHELALVDATG
- a CDS encoding SAM-dependent methyltransferase, whose protein sequence is MERPAWAPRSIDISMPSVARMYDYYLGGSHNFEVDREAARRAMEFVPGLPKIMQANRAFMRRAVRYAVDAGVTQFLDIGSGIPTFGNVHEVAQEASPGARVVYVDHDPVAVAHSQAVLEGNDDTDVVAADLRKPREILESPRVRRLIDLNRPVALLLVAILHFVEDTDDPYGAVAELRDALAPGSLLVVSHACREGIPLPEERAAGVVDVYRNIRNPLTMRSSDEVARFFEGYDMVEPGVVPMAKWRPDTASEDDDPYAYAQFAGVGTKA
- a CDS encoding SCO0930 family lipoprotein yields the protein MKTSWRSASLVATAAAVLVLTTACGQEQGSTSSQNVGAASTPTLGTGTIAGTGSGTAGAGAAGSGTSDQAQSTTAASAGQLTVWNSDEYGKVLTDSAGRTLYRFDKDSFEPPKTTCEGECATTWPPVPASGATAAQGVDKALLGEVSRPDGTKQLTVGGWPMYYFAKDTKAGDIKGQGLKGTWFASAPNGKKASTKGGGGAGAGDTGGGGAVEQAGLTTRKDAKLGEIVVDKNGMTVYRFLKDTQWPMSTKCVGDCLDKWPVVAPVDKNDTEGILLKGYTVFDRPDGIKQQTINCIPLYTFANDKAPGDTNGQGVGGTWFAINGDGEPIGADK